The Pseudomonas sp. FP2309 genome has a window encoding:
- a CDS encoding LysR family transcriptional regulator, which yields MSINLPLPLLGEMAIFVKVVETGSFSEAARQLSVSPSAVSRSISRLEKALATRLLQRTTRKLRLSEGGEEVFKRCQEMVNAAHSVMEISGQFTHEAEGLVRVSVPKAVGRFVVHPHMPAFLRRYPKVDVQLILEDRHVDLIDDNVDLSIRITDSPPPGLVGRQLLPIEHLLCATPQYLAEHGTPGHPHDLLKHSCIYLGETPADSRWKFRQGGKTVTVGVRGRYAANHTGVRLEAVLQDVGIGSLPYFTARHALEAGHLVQVLPEWEFIASYHGQAWLLHSPTRYLPPKLRVFIDYLVACMAKEPTLHRR from the coding sequence ATGAGCATTAATCTTCCTTTGCCGCTGCTGGGCGAAATGGCGATTTTCGTCAAAGTGGTGGAGACCGGCAGCTTTTCTGAAGCGGCGCGGCAATTGAGCGTTTCGCCGTCGGCGGTGAGCCGCAGCATTTCACGCCTGGAAAAGGCCCTGGCCACCCGTCTGCTGCAACGCACCACGCGCAAATTGCGCCTGAGCGAGGGCGGTGAAGAGGTGTTCAAGCGCTGTCAGGAGATGGTCAATGCGGCGCATTCGGTGATGGAAATCAGCGGCCAGTTCACCCACGAAGCCGAGGGCCTGGTGCGGGTCAGTGTGCCCAAGGCGGTGGGGCGGTTTGTGGTGCATCCGCACATGCCGGCGTTTCTGCGGCGTTACCCCAAGGTGGACGTGCAGTTGATCCTTGAGGACCGGCACGTGGACCTGATCGATGACAATGTCGACTTGAGCATCCGCATCACCGACAGCCCCCCGCCGGGCCTGGTGGGGCGCCAGTTATTGCCGATCGAACATTTGCTCTGTGCGACGCCGCAGTATTTGGCTGAACATGGCACGCCTGGACATCCCCATGACTTGCTGAAGCACAGTTGCATTTACCTGGGTGAAACCCCGGCGGACTCACGCTGGAAGTTCCGCCAGGGCGGTAAGACCGTGACCGTCGGCGTGCGTGGGCGTTATGCAGCGAACCATACTGGCGTTCGGCTGGAAGCGGTGTTGCAGGATGTCGGGATTGGCAGTCTGCCGTACTTTACGGCGCGCCATGCCTTGGAGGCGGGGCACTTGGTGCAGGTGTTGCCGGAGTGGGAGTTTATTGCGTCCTACCATGGTCAGGCTTGGCTGCTGCATTCGCCTACGCGCTACCTGCCGCCGAAGTTGCGGGTGTTCATCGATTACCTGGTGGCGTGCATGGCGAAGGAGCCGACATTGCATCGCAGGTAG
- a CDS encoding methyl-accepting chemotaxis protein yields MTATVHDVARNAEQAAQAAQTADDKVDSGQQVVRQSLQRIELLANSSSSASASIESLSAEIQNIGTVLGVIKSVAEQTNLLALNAAIEAARAGEQGRGFAVVADEVRALAKRTQQSTEEIERLVSTLRSAAQSSVQQIQQSGELVKLAVSDALETESALGSIAAAVSLIQQMNQQIAAAAEEQSSVAEEINRSVTSIRASADQSALSMQGNAASSIQLAQLGAELKGMVGHFRL; encoded by the coding sequence ATGACCGCCACCGTGCACGACGTGGCGCGCAACGCCGAACAAGCCGCGCAGGCCGCGCAGACGGCGGACGACAAGGTCGACAGCGGCCAGCAGGTGGTGCGCCAGAGCTTGCAGCGCATTGAGTTGCTGGCCAATTCCAGCAGCAGTGCCAGTGCGAGCATCGAGAGCCTCAGCGCCGAGATCCAGAACATCGGCACCGTGTTGGGCGTGATCAAAAGCGTGGCCGAACAGACCAACCTATTGGCGCTGAACGCCGCCATCGAAGCCGCCCGTGCCGGTGAGCAGGGCCGTGGTTTTGCTGTGGTCGCCGATGAAGTGCGGGCACTGGCCAAGCGTACTCAACAATCGACCGAAGAAATCGAACGGCTGGTCAGCACTTTGCGCAGCGCGGCGCAGTCGTCGGTGCAGCAGATCCAACAAAGTGGCGAGTTGGTGAAGCTGGCGGTCAGTGATGCGCTGGAAACCGAAAGTGCGTTGGGCAGCATCGCCGCGGCAGTGTCGTTGATCCAGCAGATGAATCAGCAGATCGCCGCCGCTGCCGAGGAGCAAAGCTCGGTGGCTGAGGAAATCAACCGCAGCGTCACCAGTATCCGTGCCAGCGCCGATCAGTCGGCGTTGAGCATGCAGGGCAATGCCGCGTCGAGCATCCAGTTGGCGCAGTTGGGAGCAGAGCTCAAGGGCATGGTGGGGCACTTCCGCCTGTGA
- a CDS encoding transglutaminase family protein has product METYLRPSRFIDSDHPAVVEFAEKHRGSSADLRDQAVSLYYAVREAVRYNPYTFSRDPGTLNASFALATRESYCVPKATLLAACARHCGIPARIGLADVRNHLSTPRLLALLKSDVFAMHGYTELYLNGAWVKATPAFNAQLCEVFDVPPLPFDGLNDSVFHAFNRQGQRSMEYVVDHGQFADVPEELFFGHIQKCYPHLFEEHLPSLLGDMQSDLSRE; this is encoded by the coding sequence ATGGAAACGTACCTGAGGCCCAGCCGCTTCATCGATAGTGACCACCCTGCGGTGGTGGAGTTCGCCGAAAAACATCGCGGTTCCAGCGCGGATCTGCGTGACCAGGCAGTCAGTCTGTACTACGCCGTACGTGAGGCCGTGCGCTACAACCCGTATACCTTCAGCCGTGATCCAGGCACCTTGAATGCCAGCTTTGCGTTGGCCACCCGTGAGAGCTACTGCGTGCCCAAGGCCACCTTGCTGGCGGCCTGCGCACGTCACTGCGGCATCCCGGCGCGCATCGGCCTGGCGGATGTGCGCAATCACTTGTCGACGCCGCGCTTGCTCGCGCTGCTCAAGAGTGACGTGTTCGCCATGCACGGCTACACCGAGTTGTACCTGAACGGCGCCTGGGTCAAGGCCACGCCGGCGTTCAATGCGCAACTGTGTGAGGTGTTCGATGTGCCGCCGTTACCCTTCGATGGGCTCAACGACAGCGTGTTTCATGCGTTCAACCGCCAGGGCCAGCGCTCGATGGAGTACGTCGTGGACCACGGCCAATTTGCCGATGTGCCTGAAGAGTTGTTCTTCGGCCATATTCAGAAATGCTACCCGCACCTGTTTGAGGAACACCTGCCAAGCCTGCTGGGCGACATGCAGAGCGATTTGAGCCGCGAATGA
- a CDS encoding alpha/beta fold hydrolase gives MPVVMIDGQPLHYVDQGTGPAVLLGSSYLWSRDMWAPQIEALAQQYRVIVPELWGHGESGPLPSQTRSLDDLARQALALLDQLDIAQINLVGLSVGGMWGARLALLAPERVNSLVLMDTYLGAEPDETRHYYFSLFKTIEDAGAIPEALLDVIAPIFFRPGIDRESALYQDFRRSLQGFPRDRLLDSIVPLGRLIFSREDVREQLPRLDTDTTLVMCGEQDKPRPPAESQEMANLIGCALTLIPDAGHISSQENPDFVNEALLTFLANHA, from the coding sequence ATGCCTGTCGTCATGATTGATGGACAACCGCTGCATTACGTCGACCAGGGCACCGGCCCGGCCGTCCTCCTAGGCTCCAGCTACCTGTGGAGCCGCGATATGTGGGCGCCTCAGATTGAAGCCCTGGCGCAACAGTACCGTGTGATCGTGCCCGAGTTGTGGGGCCATGGCGAATCAGGCCCGTTGCCCTCGCAAACCCGCTCCCTCGACGACCTTGCACGCCAGGCACTGGCCCTGCTGGACCAACTGGACATCGCGCAAATCAATCTGGTGGGGCTCTCGGTCGGCGGCATGTGGGGCGCACGCCTGGCGCTGCTGGCGCCTGAGCGGGTCAACAGCCTGGTGCTGATGGACACCTACCTCGGGGCCGAGCCCGACGAGACGCGCCACTACTATTTCTCACTGTTCAAGACTATCGAAGACGCCGGCGCCATCCCCGAGGCATTGCTGGACGTGATCGCGCCGATCTTCTTCCGCCCCGGCATAGACCGCGAATCGGCGCTGTATCAGGATTTTCGCCGGTCCTTGCAGGGCTTTCCCCGAGACCGCCTGCTCGACAGCATCGTGCCATTGGGCCGATTGATCTTCAGTCGCGAGGATGTACGGGAGCAACTGCCGCGCCTGGACACCGATACCACATTGGTGATGTGCGGCGAGCAGGATAAACCCCGCCCACCGGCCGAGTCGCAGGAGATGGCCAACTTGATTGGCTGCGCACTGACGCTGATCCCGGACGCGGGGCACATCTCAAGCCAGGAAAACCCGGACTTCGTCAACGAAGCCTTGCTGACGTTCCTCGCCAACCACGCCTGA
- a CDS encoding ABC transporter permease → MSSELQPNLVALQTIVYREVKRFTRIWPQTLLPPAITMVLYFVIFGNLIGRQIGDMGGFTYMEYIVPGLIMMSVITNSYGNVVSSFFGSKFQRSIEELMVSPVSPHTILIGYTLGGVLRGLMVGVIVTLLSLFFTHLQVHHLGLTILVVVLTATIFSLLGFINAVFARNFDDISIIPTFVLTPLTYLGGVFYSITLLPPFWQTVSLANPVLHMVNAFRYGILGVSDIKISVAITFMIVATVVLYIGCARLLVSGRGMRT, encoded by the coding sequence ATGAGTTCGGAACTGCAACCCAACCTTGTTGCCCTGCAAACCATCGTCTACCGCGAAGTGAAGCGCTTTACCCGGATCTGGCCGCAGACCTTGCTGCCGCCGGCGATCACCATGGTTTTGTACTTCGTGATCTTCGGTAACCTGATCGGTCGGCAGATCGGCGACATGGGTGGTTTTACCTACATGGAGTACATCGTACCGGGCTTGATCATGATGTCGGTGATCACCAACTCCTACGGCAACGTGGTGTCGAGTTTCTTCGGCAGCAAGTTCCAGCGCTCCATCGAAGAGCTGATGGTGTCGCCGGTGTCGCCGCACACCATTCTGATCGGCTACACCCTGGGCGGCGTACTGCGCGGTTTGATGGTCGGTGTGATCGTGACACTGCTGTCGCTGTTCTTTACCCACCTGCAGGTGCATCACCTGGGCTTGACCATTCTGGTGGTGGTGCTGACGGCGACGATCTTCTCGCTGCTGGGGTTCATCAACGCTGTATTCGCACGCAATTTCGATGACATTTCGATCATCCCGACTTTCGTGCTGACGCCGCTGACTTACCTGGGCGGAGTGTTCTATTCCATCACCTTGTTGCCGCCATTCTGGCAGACGGTGTCGCTGGCCAACCCGGTGCTGCACATGGTCAACGCCTTCCGCTACGGCATCCTGGGCGTGTCGGATATCAAGATCAGCGTGGCGATCACTTTCATGATCGTGGCCACGGTGGTGTTGTACATCGGTTGCGCGCGGTTGCTGGTGAGTGGTCGGGGGATGCGCACTTAA
- a CDS encoding glutathione S-transferase family protein — protein sequence MLKIWGRKNSSNVRKALWCAEELGLEYEAIDAGGAFGVVDTPQYREMNPNGRVPVIQDGDFVLWESNTIVRYLCAKHASAFYPSDLQARANAEKWMDWTTSTLAEPFKAVFWGIVRTPADKQNWDSINAGRQACIDALATVDQALADHPYLSGDTFGMGDIPLGCFIYAWFEMPIERPAMPHLEAWYARLQQRPAYRKAVMTALT from the coding sequence ATGCTGAAGATCTGGGGTCGTAAAAATTCATCAAACGTCCGTAAAGCACTGTGGTGCGCCGAGGAACTCGGTCTGGAGTATGAAGCCATTGATGCAGGCGGGGCTTTTGGTGTGGTGGACACCCCGCAGTACCGGGAGATGAACCCCAATGGCCGGGTGCCAGTGATCCAGGATGGTGATTTTGTGTTGTGGGAATCCAACACCATCGTGCGTTACCTCTGCGCCAAACACGCGTCGGCGTTTTACCCGAGTGATCTGCAAGCCCGGGCCAACGCCGAAAAATGGATGGACTGGACCACCTCGACCCTGGCCGAGCCGTTCAAAGCCGTGTTCTGGGGCATCGTGCGCACCCCGGCGGACAAACAGAACTGGGACAGCATCAACGCCGGGCGCCAAGCATGTATCGATGCTCTCGCGACCGTCGACCAGGCACTGGCCGACCACCCTTACCTGTCGGGCGATACGTTCGGTATGGGTGACATCCCCCTGGGCTGCTTTATCTACGCCTGGTTCGAGATGCCCATCGAACGCCCTGCAATGCCGCATCTAGAGGCCTGGTATGCGCGCCTGCAACAACGCCCGGCCTACCGCAAAGCGGTGATGACTGCGTTGACTTAA
- a CDS encoding acyl-CoA dehydrogenase: MLLLWILVLVVGVAYLAHRRTAPLPALGVVAVYLLAMGAWSHAPGWLLLIFWVLIAVIAAPLLLPDLRRQYFTKPLFSWFQKVLPPMSETERDAIDAGTVWWDGELFSGRPDWDKLLAYPKVRLTEEEQAFIDGPTEELCAMVSDWDIGQAMDLPPAAWAHIKTHGFFALIIPKEYGGKGFSAYAHSQVAMKLATRSGDLASTVMVPNSLGPAELLLHYGTEEQRNHYLPRLARGDDIPCFALTGPLAGSDAGAMPDTGVICKGEWEGQETLGLRLNWEKRYITLGPVATLLGLAFKAYDPDHLLGDEEDLGISLALIPTDTPGVEIGRRHLPLGAAFMNGPNSGKDVFIPLSYLIGGQEMLGKGWMMLMNCLSVGRSISLPAVGTGAAKFTSLVTGQYAQVREQFNVPLSAFEGIQEALARIGGNAWLMDSARMLTANAVDLGEKPSVLSAILKYHLTERGRECISHAMDVHGGKGIIMGPNNYLGRSWQGAPIFITVEGANILSRNLMIFGQGAIRCHPFVLKEMALAGREDRDQALKEFDGLLMQHIGFAVSNAASTLVLNLGLGHFEKAPGNRLSQGYFRALNRQAAAFALLADLSMMLLGGELKRRERLSARLGDVLSHMYLASAALKRYHDLDSPDHMEPLFAWAMEESLGESERALDELLSNFPSKVLGCLLRVIVFPFGRRHTGPSDALDAQVAAVIGRAKGDPTLEELLAGCYRPQSADDPVGALQQAYDLLGASHPLQKKLHTALKSGQFKPTAGEHAIDAALNTGVLQPAEAQTLRDAETARRKVIDVDDFNKEELTQAEGKVR; this comes from the coding sequence ATGCTGTTGTTGTGGATACTGGTTCTGGTGGTCGGCGTTGCCTACCTGGCACACCGCCGCACCGCGCCCCTGCCCGCCCTGGGCGTGGTCGCCGTTTACCTGTTGGCGATGGGCGCCTGGAGCCATGCACCGGGTTGGCTGCTGCTGATTTTCTGGGTCTTGATCGCTGTAATCGCAGCGCCGTTGTTGCTACCGGACCTGCGCCGCCAATACTTCACCAAGCCGCTGTTCAGTTGGTTTCAGAAAGTGTTGCCGCCGATGTCCGAAACCGAACGCGACGCCATCGATGCCGGCACTGTGTGGTGGGATGGTGAGTTGTTCAGCGGTCGCCCCGACTGGGACAAGTTGCTGGCCTACCCCAAAGTCCGACTGACCGAAGAAGAACAGGCCTTCATTGATGGCCCCACGGAAGAACTCTGTGCCATGGTCAGCGACTGGGACATTGGCCAGGCCATGGACCTGCCCCCGGCCGCCTGGGCGCACATCAAGACCCATGGCTTTTTCGCCCTGATCATTCCCAAGGAATACGGCGGCAAAGGGTTCTCCGCCTATGCCCATTCCCAGGTCGCGATGAAACTCGCCACCCGCAGCGGCGACCTGGCCTCTACCGTGATGGTGCCCAACTCCCTCGGTCCAGCCGAGTTGTTGCTGCACTACGGCACCGAAGAACAACGTAACCACTACCTGCCACGTCTGGCACGCGGCGACGATATCCCGTGCTTTGCCCTAACCGGCCCGCTGGCCGGCTCCGACGCCGGCGCCATGCCCGACACCGGCGTGATCTGCAAAGGTGAATGGGAAGGCCAGGAAACCCTCGGCCTGCGCCTGAACTGGGAAAAACGCTACATCACCCTCGGCCCCGTCGCGACGCTGCTCGGGCTGGCCTTCAAGGCCTATGACCCAGACCATCTGCTGGGCGACGAGGAAGATCTGGGCATCAGCCTGGCGCTCATTCCCACCGATACCCCCGGCGTAGAGATCGGTCGCCGTCACCTGCCCCTGGGCGCCGCTTTCATGAACGGCCCCAATTCCGGCAAGGACGTATTCATCCCCCTGAGCTACCTGATCGGCGGCCAGGAAATGCTCGGCAAGGGCTGGATGATGCTGATGAACTGCCTGTCGGTGGGCCGCTCCATTTCCCTGCCGGCCGTCGGTACTGGCGCGGCCAAGTTCACCAGCCTGGTGACCGGCCAATATGCCCAAGTGCGCGAGCAGTTCAACGTGCCGCTGTCGGCCTTCGAAGGTATCCAGGAAGCCTTGGCGCGGATTGGCGGTAACGCCTGGCTGATGGACAGCGCACGCATGCTCACCGCCAATGCGGTTGACCTGGGCGAGAAACCCTCGGTGCTGTCGGCGATCCTCAAGTACCACCTCACCGAGCGCGGTCGCGAGTGCATCAGCCACGCGATGGATGTGCACGGCGGCAAGGGCATCATCATGGGCCCGAATAACTACCTGGGCCGCAGTTGGCAAGGCGCGCCCATTTTCATCACGGTGGAAGGCGCGAATATCCTCTCGCGCAACCTGATGATCTTCGGCCAGGGCGCGATCCGATGCCATCCGTTCGTGCTCAAGGAGATGGCCCTGGCCGGGCGTGAGGACCGCGACCAGGCGCTGAAGGAATTCGACGGCCTGCTGATGCAACACATCGGGTTTGCCGTGAGCAACGCCGCCAGTACCCTGGTGCTGAACCTCGGCCTCGGCCATTTCGAAAAAGCCCCCGGCAACCGCCTCAGCCAGGGTTATTTCCGCGCGCTCAATCGTCAGGCCGCCGCATTCGCCCTGCTCGCCGACCTGAGCATGATGCTGTTGGGCGGCGAATTGAAACGTCGCGAGCGCCTGTCGGCGCGTCTGGGCGATGTGCTGAGCCACATGTACCTGGCGTCGGCGGCGCTCAAGCGTTATCACGACCTGGATTCGCCGGACCATATGGAACCGCTGTTCGCCTGGGCCATGGAAGAAAGCCTCGGTGAATCGGAACGCGCACTGGATGAACTGCTGAGCAACTTCCCCAGCAAGGTGCTTGGCTGTCTGCTGCGGGTGATCGTGTTCCCGTTCGGCCGCCGCCATACCGGGCCGTCGGATGCACTGGATGCCCAGGTAGCCGCAGTGATCGGCCGTGCCAAAGGTGACCCGACCCTGGAAGAATTGCTGGCCGGCTGCTACCGCCCGCAATCGGCGGACGATCCGGTGGGCGCGCTGCAACAGGCTTACGATCTGCTCGGTGCCAGCCATCCGCTGCAGAAAAAACTCCATACCGCGCTGAAAAGCGGCCAGTTCAAACCGACTGCCGGCGAGCATGCCATCGATGCCGCCCTGAATACCGGCGTGTTGCAGCCGGCCGAAGCGCAGACCCTGCGTGACGCCGAAACAGCGCGACGCAAGGTGATCGACGTGGATGATTTCAACAAGGAAGAACTGACCCAGGCCGAAGGCAAAGTGCGCTGA
- a CDS encoding dipeptidase yields the protein MHFPLKQWAAASLFAASFSALSAPAFANITPQQSAAILKQFNETSVTNFRSFLGTLTKGGLGKTADVGAALNAFLDNKTLSAEQQNEIHRLLGIYTRVKYGKAALQTLRELVEIPTFNVDGVPQYKNPEFLKIADKIQALAKAFNLNFRNVDNRVYEISLEGSGEDVVGIHAHADVVPVTPENWVLKDGTRLDPFKVTLIGDRMYGRGTEDDKNGIVVAMYAMKVIKEEKLPLARNFKLLVDTTEETSGDAIPYYFEHNPTPQYNLALDGGYPVVIAEKGYGTVMATFPRRKGEGTGAEIIAMTGGMATNQIPSASVATFISDKPAELAASLQKAGTEYAKRNGDDFEVNAKVDGKHVKLTVTGVSAHSSEPESGINPVARMLELIHSVDGTIALKQNHITDAARYASDNWGLDYLGGKLGVGFSDDFMGPLTTSLTFVGLDDNAFKLAVNLRVPKGKSPETLKAEIAEKLSAWDTRTKVNVDFTYSIAEPMFRNPEGEWVKALLAVASENLGMKHTFGTSAGATSVHELPNGVQFGLARPEVKYTGHTDNEFKTVDQFLLDLQIVTEMMGRIGQLPKL from the coding sequence ATGCACTTTCCACTCAAGCAATGGGCGGCTGCCAGCCTGTTCGCCGCCAGCTTTTCGGCACTGAGCGCGCCTGCTTTCGCCAACATCACCCCGCAACAAAGCGCGGCGATTCTCAAGCAGTTCAACGAGACTTCCGTCACCAATTTCCGCAGTTTTCTCGGCACTCTAACGAAAGGCGGCTTGGGCAAAACCGCTGACGTCGGCGCGGCGCTAAACGCCTTTCTCGACAACAAAACCTTGAGTGCCGAGCAGCAAAACGAGATCCACCGGCTGCTGGGCATTTACACCCGCGTGAAATACGGCAAGGCCGCCTTGCAAACCCTACGCGAGCTGGTGGAAATTCCGACGTTCAATGTGGACGGTGTACCGCAGTACAAGAACCCGGAGTTTCTCAAGATTGCCGACAAAATCCAGGCCCTGGCGAAAGCCTTTAACCTGAACTTCCGTAACGTCGACAACCGCGTGTATGAGATCTCTCTGGAAGGCAGCGGCGAGGACGTGGTTGGCATACACGCCCACGCGGACGTTGTGCCGGTGACGCCGGAAAATTGGGTGCTCAAGGACGGCACCAGGCTCGACCCGTTCAAGGTCACGCTGATCGGCGACCGCATGTACGGTCGTGGTACCGAGGACGACAAAAACGGCATCGTCGTGGCGATGTATGCGATGAAGGTGATCAAGGAGGAGAAGCTGCCACTGGCGCGCAATTTCAAGTTGCTGGTGGACACCACCGAGGAAACCTCCGGCGACGCGATCCCCTACTACTTCGAGCACAACCCGACCCCGCAGTACAACCTGGCGCTGGATGGCGGCTATCCGGTGGTGATTGCCGAGAAAGGCTACGGCACGGTCATGGCCACCTTCCCGCGCCGCAAGGGCGAAGGCACAGGTGCAGAAATCATCGCGATGACCGGCGGCATGGCCACCAACCAGATTCCATCGGCCTCGGTCGCGACGTTTATCAGCGATAAGCCTGCCGAACTAGCGGCCAGCTTGCAGAAAGCCGGTACGGAATACGCTAAGCGCAATGGGGATGATTTTGAGGTCAATGCCAAAGTCGACGGCAAGCACGTCAAGCTGACCGTTACCGGTGTATCTGCCCACTCTTCCGAGCCCGAATCCGGCATCAACCCGGTGGCGCGCATGCTGGAGCTGATCCATAGCGTCGACGGTACGATCGCCCTTAAGCAAAACCACATCACCGACGCCGCGCGGTATGCGTCCGACAACTGGGGCCTGGATTACCTGGGCGGAAAATTGGGCGTGGGCTTCTCCGATGACTTCATGGGCCCGCTTACCACCTCGCTGACTTTTGTCGGCCTGGATGACAACGCGTTCAAGCTGGCGGTGAACCTGCGGGTGCCGAAGGGCAAGTCTCCAGAAACGCTCAAGGCTGAAATCGCCGAGAAGCTGAGCGCCTGGGACACGCGAACCAAGGTCAACGTGGATTTCACCTACTCCATTGCCGAACCGATGTTCCGCAACCCCGAAGGCGAGTGGGTCAAGGCTTTGCTCGCCGTGGCCAGTGAAAACCTGGGCATGAAGCACACGTTCGGCACCTCCGCCGGCGCGACCTCGGTGCATGAGCTGCCGAACGGCGTGCAGTTCGGCCTGGCGCGCCCGGAAGTGAAATACACCGGGCATACCGACAATGAGTTCAAGACGGTCGACCAGTTCTTGCTGGACCTGCAGATCGTCACAGAAATGATGGGCCGTATCGGGCAATTGCCTAAGCTCTGA
- a CDS encoding alanyl-tRNA editing protein produces MTERLFFTHDHLTAELEVISCTPHEGQFAVILQSTIFHPQGGGQPFDTGRLGESNVVRVTQEADRVVHYLDRAIAPGPISAWVDADRRTLHTRLHSAGHLIGNAGETLGWMPIKAHHWPGEGKITFIRGETAQTMDAEVLQRQINQWIAADYSRHMALEDGTREVGFGELPSYACGGTHVQTLGELGKVTILALSEKKGALSVRYTLD; encoded by the coding sequence ATGACCGAACGCCTGTTTTTTACCCACGACCACCTGACTGCTGAGCTGGAAGTGATCAGTTGCACCCCTCACGAAGGGCAGTTCGCGGTGATCCTGCAATCGACGATCTTCCACCCCCAGGGCGGCGGGCAGCCCTTCGACACTGGCCGACTCGGCGAAAGCAACGTCGTGCGCGTGACCCAAGAGGCCGATCGCGTGGTGCATTATCTGGACCGTGCCATAGCCCCAGGCCCCATCAGCGCGTGGGTCGATGCAGACCGCCGCACCCTGCATACCCGCCTGCATTCGGCCGGGCATTTGATCGGCAATGCCGGTGAAACCCTGGGCTGGATGCCAATCAAGGCGCACCACTGGCCGGGCGAAGGCAAGATCACGTTCATTCGTGGCGAGACCGCACAGACCATGGACGCAGAGGTGCTGCAACGACAGATCAACCAATGGATCGCTGCGGACTATTCGCGCCATATGGCCCTGGAAGATGGCACCCGCGAAGTGGGCTTCGGTGAACTGCCCAGCTACGCCTGCGGCGGAACTCATGTGCAAACCCTGGGCGAGTTGGGCAAGGTGACGATCCTGGCGTTGTCGGAGAAAAAAGGGGCGCTGTCGGTGCGCTATACCCTCGACTGA
- a CDS encoding PA2817 family protein: MSNVVADHLVLLDHLRSILVAVGEAEQVPEESHTLFLERFDELRALLPIDPIESQYLGQDLMSQVILRYPQIAHLVPRDLLWFFGGDCLHFMPDEELDLYQALEERRHEAELNDEPFDWNQEKQLLAMPQDQSKH, from the coding sequence GTGTCCAACGTCGTTGCCGATCATCTCGTCTTGCTCGACCACTTGCGCAGCATCCTGGTTGCCGTCGGCGAAGCCGAACAAGTGCCCGAGGAGAGCCACACCCTGTTCCTGGAGCGCTTTGACGAACTGCGCGCCCTGTTGCCGATCGACCCGATCGAAAGCCAGTACCTGGGCCAGGACCTGATGAGCCAGGTCATCCTGCGTTACCCGCAAATTGCCCATCTGGTGCCGCGCGACCTGCTGTGGTTCTTTGGCGGCGATTGCCTGCACTTCATGCCCGACGAAGAACTGGACCTGTACCAGGCCCTGGAAGAACGTCGCCATGAAGCCGAGCTGAACGACGAACCGTTCGACTGGAACCAGGAGAAGCAGCTGCTGGCCATGCCCCAGGATCAAAGCAAACACTGA
- a CDS encoding ABC transporter ATP-binding protein — translation MSSALSIRQLTKTYGNGFQALSGIDLDVAEGDFFALLGPNGAGKSTTIGILSTLVNKTSGTVNIFGHDLDKSPAALKRSIGVVPQEFNFNQFEKTFDIVVTQAGYYGIPAKIAKERAEQYLTQLGLWDKRDVPSRSLSGGMKRRLMIARALVHEPRLLILDEPTAGVDIELRRSMWTFLTELNEKGITIILTTHYLEEAEQLCRNIGIIDHGTIVENTSMRNLLGQLHVETFLLDLKNNLSVAPQLLGYPSRLVDSHTLEVQVDKAMGITALFTQLATQNIEVLSLRNKTNRLEELFVSLVEKNLTKVAV, via the coding sequence ATGAGTTCCGCTCTGTCCATCCGGCAGCTAACCAAAACCTACGGCAACGGTTTCCAGGCCCTGAGTGGTATCGATCTGGACGTTGCCGAAGGTGACTTCTTCGCCTTGCTCGGCCCCAACGGTGCCGGTAAATCCACCACCATCGGTATCCTCTCCACCCTGGTCAACAAGACCAGCGGCACGGTGAATATCTTCGGTCACGACCTGGACAAATCCCCGGCGGCGCTCAAGCGCTCCATCGGCGTTGTGCCCCAGGAATTCAATTTCAACCAGTTTGAAAAGACCTTCGACATCGTCGTGACCCAGGCCGGCTACTACGGCATCCCGGCGAAAATCGCCAAGGAGCGCGCCGAGCAATACCTGACCCAACTGGGCCTGTGGGACAAACGCGACGTGCCGTCGCGCTCGCTCTCCGGCGGTATGAAGCGGCGCCTGATGATCGCCCGTGCGCTGGTGCATGAACCGCGTCTGCTGATCCTCGACGAACCCACCGCTGGCGTGGACATCGAGCTGCGTCGTTCGATGTGGACCTTCCTCACTGAACTGAACGAGAAGGGCATTACCATCATCCTCACCACCCATTACCTGGAGGAGGCTGAGCAACTGTGCCGCAACATCGGCATCATCGACCACGGCACCATCGTCGAGAACACCAGCATGCGTAATCTGCTGGGACAGTTGCATGTGGAAACCTTCCTGCTGGACCTGAAGAACAACCTGTCGGTGGCGCCGCAACTGCTCGGCTACCCGAGTCGCCTGGTGGACAGCCACACCCTGGAAGTCCAGGTGGACAAGGCCATGGGCATCACCGCGCTGTTCACTCAGTTGGCGACCCAGAACATTGAGGTGCTGAGCCTGCGTAATAAAACCAATCGCCTTGAGGAGTTGTTCGTGTCCCTGGTGGAGAAAAATCTGACGAAGGTGGCGGTATGA